One genomic segment of Paraburkholderia hospita includes these proteins:
- a CDS encoding efflux RND transporter periplasmic adaptor subunit, whose amino-acid sequence MKGKQIVGALATTLFVLIAAVVGRTLWVHYMYAPWTRDGRVHAEIVTVAPDVSGIIVGLPVHDNQYVRKGDLLMQIDPSHYEITVQQAEATVAARKAELALRRDNAQRRAALDNEVVSTETKEDSQHTADAAQAAYEEAVAALDAAKLNLSRTRVVSPVDGYVTNLTTWQGDYATISTAKLAVVDAHSFWVYGYFEETKLPHVKVGDKAEMRLLSGGVLQGHVESLARGIYDQDNPESKELIANVDPVFNWVRLAQRVPVRIKIDSVPDGVELAAGTTCTVVVKSDDKTRPLSLHGATL is encoded by the coding sequence ATGAAAGGCAAGCAAATCGTAGGGGCGCTCGCGACGACGCTGTTCGTTCTGATCGCTGCCGTGGTGGGACGCACGCTATGGGTGCACTACATGTACGCACCGTGGACGCGCGACGGGCGCGTGCATGCCGAGATCGTGACCGTTGCGCCTGACGTGTCGGGCATCATCGTCGGCTTGCCGGTACATGACAATCAGTACGTCAGGAAAGGCGACCTGCTGATGCAGATCGATCCGTCGCACTACGAGATTACCGTTCAGCAGGCAGAAGCCACGGTGGCCGCCCGCAAGGCGGAACTGGCGCTAAGGCGCGACAACGCGCAACGACGCGCGGCGCTCGATAACGAAGTGGTATCGACGGAAACGAAGGAAGACTCGCAGCACACGGCAGACGCCGCACAGGCCGCTTACGAAGAAGCCGTCGCCGCACTCGATGCCGCGAAGCTCAATCTGTCGAGAACCCGGGTCGTGTCTCCCGTCGACGGCTACGTGACGAACCTGACGACATGGCAAGGCGACTACGCGACCATCTCGACGGCGAAGCTCGCCGTGGTCGACGCGCATTCGTTCTGGGTGTACGGGTACTTCGAAGAAACCAAGCTGCCGCACGTGAAAGTCGGCGACAAGGCCGAAATGCGGCTGCTGAGCGGCGGCGTGCTGCAAGGGCATGTAGAGAGCCTTGCGCGCGGCATCTACGATCAGGACAACCCGGAGAGCAAGGAACTGATCGCGAACGTCGATCCCGTGTTCAACTGGGTGCGACTGGCGCAGCGCGTGCCCGTGCGGATCAAGATCGATTCGGTGCCCGATGGAGTCGAACTTGCAGCGGGAACGACCTGCACCGTCGTCGTCAAGAGCGACGACAAGACGCGGCCGCTTTCATTACACGGCGCGACTTTGTGA
- a CDS encoding FUSC family protein produces the protein MEMTVSRVERAWLRSIRMHVSHWAATNGLIWLHLAKTLTAAFLAMGIAMKLEIPAPRTAMATVFVLMQPLSGMVLSKSFYRVLGTAAGAIAAVALGALFPQQASLYVAGMSLWVALCTAAALRYRSFQWYAFVLAGYTAALIGIPTVLNPDGLFIAALNRAAEVLLGILCSGLVSAIVFPQWSGTRLKHMRRERFANFSSFAARSLSEEIDAAVFRTQYGEFVDSVVGFETTRAFASFEDPDIRARTKRLARLNSDFMDLCTRLHALHRFMTRIGASDRHRIVDVLRPFCEELAHAIAVHHDPALVDDVYVGEKAANAAAFRNTLSSQARAALNDTGELLNDEEQLDFDTAIELLDAFASGYVRYAQTYVSLAYQRHALEDAEVKYVVKTNRYVVLLTFVTTAVILGTIGAFWLSSDWPSGGYAIIGAAATAALSSNSPTPAKFCMQMAGGAVMATAMGYVALGFLYPNITGFPLLCFVLAPVLGFGAFLATRPKLTGCGVSFCIFFCVLAGPDNVIHYMPQQLLNNGLAITISMLACALAFAVVFPVEIPWRLAALTRDLRGQVRLTCTESLEGLNEVFQSSTHDMTAQLRALSPQHPKGYDDALLWMLAVLEIGHAAIDLRTGNREAHFVSIIRPDWQALTDKTMNGLARLFDDPSQSNLAQCIAAIDAQISVTCRMIDELYGATQKIQQVRRMRACLRFMRSTLVDTEAPFHFG, from the coding sequence ATGGAAATGACGGTCTCGCGAGTCGAACGCGCCTGGCTCAGATCGATCCGCATGCACGTGTCGCATTGGGCCGCGACGAACGGCTTGATCTGGCTGCATCTGGCGAAGACATTGACGGCCGCGTTCCTCGCGATGGGCATCGCCATGAAGCTGGAGATCCCCGCGCCGCGAACCGCGATGGCAACCGTCTTCGTGCTGATGCAGCCGCTCAGCGGCATGGTGTTGTCGAAGAGCTTCTACCGCGTGCTCGGTACGGCGGCGGGCGCCATCGCCGCCGTCGCGCTCGGTGCGCTGTTTCCGCAGCAGGCGTCGTTGTACGTCGCCGGCATGAGCCTGTGGGTCGCGCTGTGCACGGCTGCCGCGCTGCGCTACAGGAGTTTCCAGTGGTATGCGTTCGTGCTCGCCGGATACACGGCTGCGCTGATCGGCATTCCGACTGTGCTCAATCCCGATGGCCTCTTTATCGCCGCGCTGAATCGCGCGGCCGAAGTGCTTCTCGGCATTCTGTGCTCGGGCCTTGTCAGCGCGATTGTGTTTCCGCAATGGTCGGGTACGCGGCTCAAGCATATGCGGCGCGAACGCTTCGCCAATTTCTCGAGCTTTGCCGCGCGGTCGCTGAGCGAAGAGATCGACGCGGCCGTTTTTCGGACCCAATACGGCGAATTCGTCGATAGCGTGGTGGGCTTCGAAACGACGCGCGCCTTCGCCTCGTTCGAAGACCCCGATATCCGCGCAAGAACGAAACGGCTCGCGCGGCTCAATAGCGACTTCATGGATCTCTGCACGCGGCTGCACGCGTTGCATCGTTTCATGACGCGAATCGGCGCGTCGGACCGGCATCGCATCGTCGACGTCCTCAGGCCGTTTTGTGAGGAACTGGCGCACGCGATTGCCGTGCATCACGATCCTGCGCTGGTGGACGATGTCTACGTCGGTGAAAAAGCGGCCAATGCCGCGGCGTTTCGCAATACGCTATCGAGTCAGGCGCGCGCGGCATTGAACGACACCGGCGAACTGCTGAATGACGAAGAGCAACTCGACTTCGATACGGCGATCGAATTGCTCGACGCCTTTGCATCGGGCTATGTGCGGTATGCGCAAACCTATGTGTCGCTTGCCTACCAGCGGCATGCGCTCGAAGATGCCGAAGTGAAGTACGTGGTCAAGACGAACCGCTACGTGGTCCTGCTCACGTTCGTCACGACGGCCGTGATACTCGGAACGATTGGCGCTTTCTGGCTGTCGAGTGATTGGCCGAGCGGCGGATACGCGATCATTGGCGCGGCGGCGACTGCGGCACTCAGCTCGAATTCTCCGACGCCTGCAAAGTTCTGCATGCAGATGGCAGGCGGCGCCGTCATGGCCACTGCGATGGGCTATGTCGCGCTTGGCTTTCTGTATCCGAACATCACGGGTTTTCCGCTGCTGTGCTTCGTCCTCGCGCCGGTGCTGGGCTTTGGCGCATTTCTCGCCACGCGTCCGAAGCTGACGGGCTGCGGCGTGAGCTTCTGCATCTTCTTTTGCGTGCTGGCTGGGCCCGATAACGTGATCCACTACATGCCGCAGCAGTTATTGAACAATGGGCTTGCAATTACGATCTCGATGCTGGCCTGTGCGCTCGCCTTCGCTGTGGTGTTCCCCGTCGAAATTCCGTGGCGGCTTGCGGCATTGACACGTGATCTGCGCGGACAGGTTCGGCTGACGTGCACGGAGTCTCTCGAAGGCCTGAACGAAGTCTTCCAGTCGAGCACGCACGACATGACGGCGCAACTTCGGGCGCTTTCGCCGCAACATCCGAAGGGCTACGACGACGCATTGCTATGGATGCTGGCCGTGCTCGAAATCGGCCATGCCGCGATCGATCTGAGAACGGGCAACCGGGAAGCGCATTTCGTTTCGATCATACGTCCCGACTGGCAGGCGTTGACGGACAAGACCATGAACGGTCTCGCACGGCTGTTCGACGATCCGTCGCAGTCGAATCTCGCGCAATGCATTGCGGCGATCGACGCGCAAATCAGCGTGACGTGCCGCATGATCGACGAACTATATGGCGCGACGCAGAAGATCCAGCAGGTGCGGCGTATGCGAGCGTGTCTGCGTTTCATGCGCAGCACGCTCGTCGATACGGAAGCGCCGTTTCACTTCGGCTGA
- a CDS encoding DUF1656 domain-containing protein, translated as MPREIAFFDTYMPSLILICVGGAGLTWLLDRALAYVSIYKFVWHPALFRASLLVMVCGGLSLFVYR; from the coding sequence ATGCCGCGTGAAATTGCATTCTTCGACACCTATATGCCGAGCCTGATCCTGATCTGCGTCGGCGGCGCGGGTTTGACGTGGCTGCTCGATCGCGCGCTCGCCTATGTGTCGATTTACAAGTTCGTGTGGCATCCGGCGCTCTTTCGCGCGAGTCTGCTCGTGATGGTCTGCGGCGGCCTGAGTCTGTTTGTGTACCGGTGA
- the fdhD gene encoding formate dehydrogenase accessory sulfurtransferase FdhD has product MDLTECDGTVQQRVTRVRDSAVSVADDLVVQEMPVSLVYNGISHAVMMCTPCDLEAFAVGFSLTEGLVDRAADIFDVAVERHADSVVIDMTVAREALARIKQTRRTLAGRTGCGVCGIESIDLLDLQPQPVRDSSAAREVSAAAIGRAAREFPEWQNLMRSTGGAHAAGWCSLNGAVLAVMEDVGRHNALDKLIGTLAGRDVDLTRGFVFMSSRASYELVRKAARLDIPMIATISAPTSLAIRIAHEAQMRLVSFCRRDGFVEYCATSALKPA; this is encoded by the coding sequence ATGGACCTGACGGAGTGCGACGGTACGGTGCAGCAGCGTGTGACCCGCGTGCGCGACAGCGCCGTCAGCGTGGCGGACGATCTCGTCGTGCAGGAAATGCCCGTTTCCCTCGTGTACAACGGCATTTCGCACGCCGTGATGATGTGCACGCCATGCGACCTCGAAGCGTTCGCCGTGGGGTTTTCGTTGACGGAAGGACTTGTCGATCGCGCCGCCGATATCTTCGACGTGGCAGTAGAACGTCATGCGGACAGCGTCGTGATTGACATGACGGTCGCCAGGGAAGCGCTCGCACGAATCAAGCAGACGCGGCGCACGCTAGCTGGCCGGACCGGCTGCGGTGTATGCGGGATCGAAAGCATCGATCTGCTCGACCTTCAACCGCAGCCTGTCCGCGATTCGAGCGCCGCGCGCGAAGTGAGTGCGGCGGCGATCGGGCGCGCCGCGAGAGAGTTTCCCGAATGGCAGAACCTGATGCGTAGCACGGGCGGTGCGCACGCTGCTGGATGGTGCTCGCTGAACGGCGCCGTACTGGCTGTGATGGAAGACGTCGGCCGGCACAATGCGTTGGACAAGCTGATCGGCACGCTCGCAGGGCGTGACGTCGATCTGACACGCGGCTTCGTCTTCATGTCCAGCAGGGCGAGCTACGAACTCGTGCGCAAAGCGGCGAGACTGGATATTCCGATGATCGCGACGATTTCCGCGCCCACGTCGCTTGCGATACGCATCGCTCATGAAGCGCAGATGCGTCTCGTGAGCTTTTGCCGTAGGGACGGATTCGTCGAATATTGCGCAACGTCTGCGTTGAAACCGGCATGA
- a CDS encoding LysR family transcriptional regulator, translating to MDMIQNMRVFTRVVESGSFTAAALTFDAAPSAMSRAVTELETHLRVRLLTRSTRSLALTPAGQVYLERCKRILSDIASAEEAVSEAHQRPAGTLRIVSYASIGQHYILPAISKYRSIYPDVRVELTLTQSTPALYAMGADVAIFPASSLSDSEMISHTLGSTRNVLCASPEYVRARGLPNAPSELAMHDCLTLSMPGFPTCEWMFEKSGDTEVVHVDSLLQANIAESLIVAIRNGMGIGALPSYAAVPALKDGSLVRVLPQYSLQKMNIYVLYPAGKFVDARTKTWVSFVRDYVSELITRDEAALQQPVIESLCST from the coding sequence ATGGACATGATTCAAAACATGCGCGTATTCACGCGCGTTGTCGAAAGCGGCAGCTTCACGGCTGCCGCCCTGACCTTCGATGCGGCGCCCAGCGCCATGTCGCGTGCAGTCACCGAACTGGAAACGCACCTGCGCGTCCGTCTGCTGACGCGTTCCACGCGCAGTCTCGCGCTCACGCCTGCCGGGCAGGTGTATCTGGAGCGCTGCAAGCGGATTCTCTCCGACATCGCGAGCGCCGAAGAAGCCGTGAGCGAAGCGCATCAACGTCCCGCCGGGACACTGCGCATCGTCAGCTACGCGAGCATTGGCCAGCACTACATTCTTCCCGCGATCTCGAAGTATCGCTCGATCTATCCCGACGTGCGCGTGGAGTTGACGCTGACGCAAAGCACGCCTGCGCTGTACGCAATGGGCGCGGACGTCGCTATTTTTCCGGCGTCGTCGCTGTCCGACTCGGAGATGATTTCGCACACGCTCGGTTCTACGCGCAACGTGCTGTGCGCTTCGCCGGAATATGTTCGCGCGCGCGGGTTGCCGAATGCGCCCTCCGAACTCGCGATGCACGATTGCCTGACGCTCAGCATGCCGGGATTTCCAACCTGCGAATGGATGTTCGAGAAGTCCGGCGACACGGAAGTCGTGCACGTCGACAGCCTTTTGCAGGCCAATATCGCGGAGTCGCTGATCGTCGCGATACGCAACGGCATGGGAATCGGCGCACTGCCTTCCTATGCGGCCGTTCCCGCGTTGAAAGACGGTAGCCTCGTGCGCGTGCTGCCGCAGTACTCGCTGCAGAAGATGAACATCTATGTGCTGTATCCCGCAGGCAAATTCGTCGATGCGCGCACGAAGACGTGGGTATCCTTCGTTCGCGATTACGTCTCCGAGCTGATCACACGCGATGAGGCCGCGCTACAGCAGCCCGTTATCGAAAGTCTCTGCTCGACCTGA
- a CDS encoding molybdopterin molybdotransferase MoeA, with the protein MSQSPDTCIAEKPDLLADFDSAQQSLLASTFSLDLCEQVSVEECAGRVLLDDVIVVHDMPHADNSAMDGYAIRYADFAASTAFPVQDRHYAGAMPPPLQPGKATRLFTGSLLPEGADTVVMQEHVSVDGERIEINRPVRAGQHVRRRGEFARRGDTLIAKGTVLNAAHVGLLAMQGIDWVRVQRKLRVGVLTTGDELVRVGEPMRPEQSYDSNGPMLSALVRGMGASVSSRLHAKDEFAQTRGAIAHLLAHSDVVISAGGISTGEKDLLRSVLDSLGGELEVCKVRMKPGKPFSVGTVAGKKLVCLPGNPGAAYVVFALLVSPMLRQLQGRRAALRRTQMLPFSGHTRVAGHRDEFLRVELRVAPDGTPQLHPFDQQSPGSLNTLAAATGLARIRAGGTVNDGELVEYYDFGTWLA; encoded by the coding sequence ATGAGCCAAAGTCCCGACACATGCATCGCTGAAAAACCAGATTTGCTCGCTGACTTCGATTCGGCGCAGCAGTCGCTACTCGCCAGTACCTTTTCTCTCGATCTATGCGAGCAGGTATCGGTCGAAGAATGCGCGGGGCGTGTGCTGCTCGACGACGTGATCGTCGTTCACGATATGCCGCATGCCGACAACAGCGCGATGGACGGCTACGCGATTCGTTACGCGGACTTTGCCGCGAGTACTGCATTTCCTGTTCAGGACCGTCATTACGCCGGCGCGATGCCGCCGCCGCTACAGCCGGGCAAAGCAACGCGGCTCTTCACAGGCAGCCTGCTTCCTGAAGGCGCTGACACCGTCGTGATGCAGGAGCACGTATCCGTAGACGGCGAACGCATCGAGATCAACAGGCCCGTGCGTGCAGGACAACACGTGCGGCGTCGCGGGGAATTCGCACGGCGCGGCGATACGCTGATCGCCAAAGGCACGGTGCTGAATGCGGCACACGTCGGATTGCTCGCAATGCAGGGAATCGACTGGGTCCGCGTGCAGCGCAAGCTGCGCGTCGGCGTTCTGACGACGGGCGATGAACTTGTGCGCGTCGGCGAGCCGATGCGGCCCGAGCAGAGCTATGACAGCAACGGACCGATGCTGTCGGCACTGGTGCGCGGCATGGGCGCGTCCGTCAGTTCGCGGCTTCACGCAAAGGACGAGTTCGCGCAAACGCGCGGCGCCATTGCCCATCTGCTTGCACATTCCGATGTCGTCATCAGCGCGGGCGGCATTTCGACGGGCGAGAAAGACCTGTTGCGATCCGTGCTCGATTCGCTTGGGGGCGAGCTAGAGGTTTGCAAAGTACGCATGAAACCCGGCAAGCCTTTTTCCGTCGGCACCGTGGCGGGCAAGAAACTGGTGTGCCTGCCGGGCAATCCGGGCGCGGCGTATGTCGTGTTTGCGTTGTTGGTCAGCCCGATGCTGCGACAACTCCAGGGGCGACGCGCTGCGCTGCGTCGCACGCAGATGCTTCCGTTTAGCGGCCACACACGCGTTGCCGGCCACCGCGACGAGTTCCTACGAGTCGAGTTGCGCGTCGCGCCCGACGGCACACCACAACTGCATCCGTTCGATCAGCAAAGCCCGGGATCGCTCAACACGCTGGCCGCAGCGACGGGCCTTGCGCGCATCCGGGCGGGCGGCACCGTGAACGACGGCGAGCTTGTCGAGTACTACGACTTCGGGACGTGGCTCGCGTAA